A single Carettochelys insculpta isolate YL-2023 chromosome 2, ASM3395843v1, whole genome shotgun sequence DNA region contains:
- the ACKR2 gene encoding atypical chemokine receptor 2 codes for MTTAPASAMLRATDNPFNVTSFEYQYLDEEDYMQFVVCTKESVKAFGKVFLPVLYTIVFLLGLSGNCLLFAILLKYTKNKKMTEVYLLNLTVSDLLFVITLPFWATYAASYWMFGDAFCKLISVIYTINFYSGIFFVSCMSLDKYLEIVHAWSNKDLRTPRKSFLVSSIVWAVSVVLSIPDFIFMKVQDLHDGRQVCHLDYGQHNFSWKLLFQFQQILLGFFLPLLCMMFFYSRVACVLRVLTSPGKKRALRLVVTLVVVFFVLWFPYNVTLFLHLLLHLHVIEGCEMSKRLDYAMQITESLAFIHCCLNPLLYAFVNKRFRLYLKKLSGAVSRRQSFFVLQLSETNQSSSRCTDQVEMTNITTM; via the coding sequence atgacaacagcaccagCGTCGGCCATGCTGCGTGCTACAGATAACCCATTCAACGTGACCAGCTTTGAGTACCAATACTTAGATGAAGAGGATTACATGCAGTTTGTGGTTTGCACAAAGGAGAGCGTCAAGGCATTTGGCAAGGTGTTCCTGCCAGTACTCTATACGATAGTGTTTCTGCTTGGGTTGTCTGGGAACTGTCTACTCTTTGCCATCTTGCTCAAATATACCAAGAACAAGAAGATGACTGAGGTGTATCTGCTGAATCTGACTGTTTCAGACCTTCTCTTTGTGATAACCCTTCCCTTCTGGGCCACATACGCAGCTTCTTACTGGATGTTTGGGGATGCCTTCTGCAAGCTCATAAGTGTTATCTATACCATCAACTTCTACAGTGGCATCTTctttgtcagctgcatgagtCTGGACAAGTACCTGGAAATTGTGCACGCTTGGTCCAATAAAGACTTAAGGACCCCAAGAAAGAGCTTCCTTGTCTCTTCAATAGTGTGGGCTGTGTCTGTAGTGCTGTCTATTCCAGACTTTATCTTCATGAAGGTTCAAGATCTCCACGATGGGAGGCAAGTTTGCCATTTGGACTACGGCCAGCACAACTTCAGCTGGAAGCTTCTCTTTCAATTCCAGCAGATCCTGCTTGGCTTCTTCCTTCCATTACTTTGCATGATGTTCTTCTACTCCCGCGTAGCTTGTGTTCTCAGGGTGTTAACGTCTCCTGGCAAGAAGAGAGCTCTCCGCCTGGTGGTCACCTTGGTGGTAGTTTTCTTCGTGCTGTGGTTCCCATACAATGTTACCCTCTTTCTGCATTTGTTGCTACACCTCCATGTGATTGAGGGCTGTGAAATGAGCAAACGCTTGGACTATGCTATGCAAATAACTGAGAGCCTGGCCTTTATTCACTGTTGCCTCAACCCCTTGCTGTATGCATTTGTGAACAAGAGGTTCAGGTTATACTTAAAGAAGCTTTCTGGGGCTGTCTCCAGGCGGCAgagtttctttgttcttcagctgTCAGAGACAAATCAGTCTTCCAGTAGGTGCACTGACCAAGTAGAAATGACAAACATCACCACTATGTAA